In the genome of Bradyrhizobium sp. CIAT3101, one region contains:
- a CDS encoding AMP-binding protein has protein sequence MLLPLSDVPRWYAQRKPEGSIAVQHGQDRLTWDQLERGANRRARAFAAKGVKPGDFVAIGLPNGNAFFETSFAVWKCGATPTSLSWRLPRGEAAAVLEILRPALVVGGEADWNAQNRLPADFVPEGFSDAPIDPPVARYWKAMTSGGSTGRPKVILDHNPAVVDTAAAPPLNMPFGASLLNPGPLYHNAPFIVSHYALFYGGKLTGLVKFDAEETLRQIERERVQWVNFVPTMMHRIWALPENVRNAFDVSSLQTVFHMAAPMPPWLKENWIAWLGPERVWELYGGTERQGACIISGTEWLTHKGSVGKIGETAKLRIIGEDGNDVAPGETGEIYFLNNDGKDATYHYLGAEPKRRADGWESLGDIGRLDAEGYLYLGDRLADMVLRGGANIYPAEVEAAVSECPGVRSCVVVGLPDPELGQRVHAIIEPEANADGQVIADGMADFLKDRLSRYKHPESFEIVSTPPRDDSGKVRRTLLRDERAAWMKEGRAFRIIPAKARAHAE, from the coding sequence ATGCTCCTGCCCCTGTCCGATGTGCCGCGCTGGTATGCGCAACGCAAACCCGAAGGCAGCATCGCCGTCCAGCATGGGCAGGATCGACTGACATGGGACCAGCTCGAGCGCGGTGCCAACCGGCGCGCGCGGGCATTTGCGGCGAAGGGCGTCAAGCCCGGTGATTTCGTCGCGATCGGATTGCCCAACGGCAACGCGTTCTTCGAGACCAGCTTTGCGGTGTGGAAATGCGGTGCGACGCCGACCTCGCTGTCGTGGCGGCTGCCGCGCGGTGAAGCCGCAGCCGTGCTCGAGATCCTCAGGCCGGCATTGGTGGTCGGCGGCGAGGCCGACTGGAATGCGCAAAATCGCCTGCCGGCGGATTTCGTGCCGGAAGGTTTTTCCGACGCGCCGATCGACCCGCCGGTGGCGCGCTACTGGAAGGCCATGACATCAGGCGGCTCGACAGGTCGTCCCAAGGTGATCCTCGACCACAATCCCGCGGTCGTCGACACGGCTGCAGCGCCGCCGCTCAACATGCCTTTCGGCGCCTCGCTGCTGAATCCGGGCCCGCTTTATCACAATGCGCCGTTCATCGTGTCGCATTATGCGCTGTTCTACGGCGGCAAGCTCACCGGCCTCGTCAAGTTCGACGCCGAGGAGACGCTGCGGCAGATCGAACGCGAGCGCGTGCAATGGGTCAATTTCGTTCCGACCATGATGCACCGGATCTGGGCGCTGCCGGAGAACGTTCGCAACGCTTTCGACGTGTCGAGCCTGCAGACCGTCTTCCACATGGCGGCTCCGATGCCGCCCTGGCTGAAGGAGAACTGGATCGCCTGGCTCGGGCCGGAGCGGGTCTGGGAGCTCTATGGCGGCACCGAGCGGCAGGGTGCCTGCATCATCTCCGGCACGGAGTGGCTGACGCACAAGGGCTCGGTCGGCAAGATCGGCGAGACGGCGAAGCTCCGCATCATCGGCGAGGACGGCAACGACGTCGCGCCCGGTGAGACCGGCGAGATCTACTTCCTCAACAATGACGGCAAGGATGCCACCTATCACTATCTCGGCGCCGAGCCGAAGCGTCGCGCCGACGGCTGGGAATCGCTCGGCGATATCGGCAGGCTGGATGCCGAAGGCTATCTCTATCTCGGTGACCGCCTCGCCGACATGGTGCTGCGCGGTGGCGCCAACATCTATCCCGCCGAGGTCGAGGCCGCCGTCTCCGAATGTCCCGGCGTCCGCTCCTGCGTGGTGGTGGGCTTGCCGGATCCGGAACTGGGCCAGCGCGTGCACGCCATCATCGAGCCGGAGGCGAATGCGGACGGCCAGGTCATTGCGGACGGCATGGCGGACTTCCTGAAAGACAGGCTCAGCCGCTACAAGCATCCCGAGAGTTTCGAGATCGTCAGCACGCCGCCGCGCGACGATTCTGGAAAGGTTCGACGCACGTTGTTGCGTGACGAGCGCGCCGCGTGGATGAAGGAGGGCCGTGCCTTCCGCATCATCCCTGCGAAGGCGCGGGCGCACGCCGAATAA
- a CDS encoding alpha/beta hydrolase codes for MRVLACIAAVALVLICDRAFAADEDAPNRKPVKVVADARLSVGGQGMLPLYLSSDWSMPLPAISRAIIVLHGRLRNADDYYMSAHTAQLAAGGDGQSALMIVPQFLAEIDIEAHKLSADTLRWSLEGWEGGDAALAPNPVSSFEALDAILAKLSDRRIFPNLKQVVVAGHSGGGQVAQRYAIAGKGEVALSRQHIDVRYVVANPSSYAYFSSERPEPKIAASCPGYNNWKYGMDARPPYLGDATPVALEQRYVEREVIYLLGTLDTNPEHPALDKSCMAKAQGPYRYARGHNYVDVMAKRDHGTPNHRVWDVAGVGHDGDKMLTSKCGLAALFDIPGCGAER; via the coding sequence ATGAGAGTGCTGGCCTGCATCGCCGCCGTCGCATTGGTTTTGATTTGCGATCGAGCGTTTGCCGCGGACGAGGATGCGCCCAATCGCAAGCCGGTGAAGGTCGTTGCCGATGCGCGGCTCTCGGTCGGCGGCCAGGGCATGCTGCCGCTCTATCTCTCCAGCGACTGGTCGATGCCGCTGCCTGCAATTTCCCGCGCCATCATCGTGCTGCATGGACGCCTGCGCAATGCCGACGACTATTATATGTCGGCTCATACCGCGCAGCTCGCGGCGGGTGGCGATGGCCAGAGCGCGCTGATGATCGTGCCGCAGTTCCTGGCCGAGATCGATATCGAAGCGCACAAGCTGTCCGCGGACACGCTGCGCTGGTCGCTGGAAGGGTGGGAGGGTGGCGACGCCGCGCTGGCGCCGAACCCGGTGTCCTCCTTCGAGGCACTCGACGCGATCCTCGCCAAGCTTTCCGACCGGCGTATATTCCCGAATTTGAAGCAGGTCGTGGTTGCCGGTCATTCCGGCGGCGGCCAGGTCGCGCAGCGCTACGCGATCGCCGGCAAGGGCGAGGTGGCTCTGTCGCGCCAGCACATCGACGTGCGCTATGTCGTCGCCAATCCTTCCTCCTATGCCTATTTCAGCAGCGAACGGCCTGAGCCGAAGATCGCCGCATCCTGCCCGGGTTACAACAACTGGAAATACGGCATGGACGCGCGTCCGCCCTATCTTGGCGACGCGACGCCGGTTGCGCTCGAGCAGCGCTATGTCGAACGTGAGGTGATCTATCTGCTCGGTACGCTCGATACCAATCCGGAGCATCCTGCGCTCGACAAGAGCTGCATGGCGAAGGCCCAGGGCCCGTATCGCTACGCGCGTGGCCACAACTATGTGGACGTGATGGCGAAGCGTGATCACGGCACGCCCAATCACAGGGTGTGGGACGTCGCCGGCGTCGGCCACGACGGCGACAAGATGCTGACTTCGAAATGCGGCCTCGCGGCGCTGTTCGATATTCCGGGCTGCGGCGCGGAGCGTTGA